A single window of Desulfobotulus pelophilus DNA harbors:
- the metG gene encoding methionine--tRNA ligase — MSDVFYITTPIYYVNARPHLGHAYTTIAADVSARFARMQGKDTYFLTGTDEHGDKIVKAAAKENQSPRTYADAISSLFRNLWPELSITNDQFIRTTDPAHIRVVQHLLQKIYDSGDIYFSEYEGLYCYGCERFYTEKELVDGKCPDHLTEPEKIREANYFFRMGRYQQWLIDHIHNNPDFIRPERYKNEILSFLREPLEDLCISRPTSRLQWGIPLPFDDRFVTYVWFDALTNYVSALGYPDGEAFQRLWPGVQHIVAKDIIKPHGIYWPTMLKAAGIPVYHHLNVHGYWNISETKMSKSLGNVVDPLDMKNRYGSDAFRYFLMREMVFGLDASFSEEAVIGRINADLANDIGNLFSRVIAMTHKYYNGTVPSPDGAKTALMDFGLQAGALETVTSFVHHMSDFAFHKALMAVWSFIGQLNKYIDATAPWELQKNAQEKELATVIYNLLEGLRVVTGLVAPVMPETSRRMQQHLALENSDIDAIDTLCQWGLVHPGAVLPKAVRLFPRIDVPSKENHKDETTVPKGLKGSKPSVSIEEVGRLDLRTGIILEAEIIPKSDRLLKLKVDLGDETRQVVAGIAQDYEVGALPGLQVMLLANLKPAKLMGVRSEGMILAANSDQGLCLATFDRPVMPGSVVK; from the coding sequence ATGTCCGATGTTTTTTATATTACAACGCCCATTTATTATGTGAACGCCCGCCCCCATCTGGGCCATGCCTACACCACCATTGCAGCGGACGTATCTGCTAGATTTGCACGCATGCAGGGTAAGGACACCTACTTTCTTACGGGCACGGATGAACATGGGGACAAAATTGTCAAAGCAGCGGCAAAGGAAAATCAGAGTCCCCGTACCTATGCGGATGCAATCAGTTCCCTGTTCCGGAACCTGTGGCCGGAATTATCCATCACCAACGATCAGTTTATCCGGACAACGGATCCGGCTCACATCCGCGTTGTACAGCATTTGCTGCAGAAAATTTATGACTCGGGTGATATTTATTTCAGCGAATACGAAGGTCTCTACTGCTACGGATGCGAACGTTTTTACACGGAAAAAGAGCTGGTGGACGGAAAATGTCCGGATCATCTGACAGAACCGGAAAAAATCAGGGAAGCCAACTATTTCTTCCGCATGGGCCGTTACCAGCAGTGGCTGATTGATCACATTCACAATAACCCGGACTTCATACGCCCCGAACGCTACAAAAATGAAATTCTTTCCTTTCTCCGTGAGCCCCTTGAGGATCTCTGTATTTCCAGACCAACCTCCCGGCTTCAATGGGGCATTCCCCTGCCCTTTGATGATCGTTTTGTCACCTATGTATGGTTTGATGCACTGACCAACTATGTATCCGCCCTCGGATATCCGGATGGAGAAGCCTTTCAGCGTCTTTGGCCGGGAGTTCAGCATATTGTGGCAAAAGATATTATTAAACCCCACGGCATTTACTGGCCCACTATGCTGAAGGCAGCAGGAATACCAGTTTATCATCATCTGAACGTTCATGGATACTGGAATATTTCCGAAACAAAGATGTCCAAAAGTCTCGGTAATGTTGTGGATCCTCTTGATATGAAAAATCGCTACGGATCTGATGCATTCCGGTATTTTCTGATGCGTGAGATGGTTTTCGGGCTGGATGCCTCTTTTTCCGAAGAAGCTGTCATTGGCAGGATCAATGCCGATCTTGCCAATGACATTGGCAATCTCTTCAGCCGTGTCATTGCCATGACCCATAAATATTATAATGGAACAGTACCTTCACCCGATGGCGCAAAAACTGCCCTGATGGATTTCGGATTACAAGCTGGAGCGCTGGAAACCGTCACTTCCTTTGTGCACCATATGTCTGATTTTGCCTTCCACAAGGCATTGATGGCGGTCTGGTCTTTCATTGGGCAACTGAATAAATATATTGATGCCACAGCTCCATGGGAGCTGCAGAAAAACGCCCAGGAAAAAGAACTGGCCACGGTGATCTATAATCTCCTTGAAGGCCTGAGGGTTGTAACGGGTCTTGTCGCTCCTGTCATGCCTGAAACATCCCGGCGCATGCAACAGCATCTGGCTCTTGAAAATTCGGATATTGATGCCATTGATACGCTCTGCCAGTGGGGGTTAGTACACCCGGGGGCTGTCCTGCCCAAAGCGGTTCGTCTTTTTCCCCGTATTGACGTACCTTCCAAAGAAAACCACAAGGATGAAACGACTGTCCCCAAAGGGCTGAAAGGTTCCAAACCATCCGTATCGATAGAAGAAGTGGGGCGTCTTGACCTGCGGACCGGTATCATACTTGAAGCAGAAATTATTCCCAAATCAGACAGACTCTTAAAGCTGAAAGTGGATCTGGGAGATGAAACCCGGCAAGTGGTTGCCGGTATTGCTCAGGACTATGAAGTGGGTGCCCTGCCTGGCCTTCAGGTTATGCTGCTTGCCAACCTGAAGCCAGCCAAGCTGATGGGAGTTCGATCCGAAGGGATGATACTTGCAGCTAACAGTGATCAGGGTCTTTGTCTTGCAACCTTTGACCGCCCTGTGATGCCCGGCTCTGTGGTGAAGTAA
- a CDS encoding penicillin-binding transpeptidase domain-containing protein — translation MSSYKPEPSWRREQIRRIREDRPLHLKTPALPGIRILGYFLSLLLVTGLLFYLVSFFTKDRAPSVQDAREEETVRLPEQLTDHLIRQALEDMPHSGLLASDFPLHIMGQPFTVETTLDLGLQARLQRFVLQAETAGRGMPELLALVVMEPETGKIRGLAGTRGGAQGGDPSVPFTVHPAASIFKIVAAVAAMELQGLTPDSPLFFNGDMYTLYKRQMSQQEHRHTNRISFKDAFAQSVNPVFGKLGYHDLKKSGLREYATRFGFSGPAPKGTLPVPQNQIHLSDTPYSWAEIASGFNRRTLISPLHGASIAAAVVSDGRMPPPHIIEKVMDADNRIRYQGYGESVQQAMKKETADAMRVLMNRTVSSGTSSRIFRGQQRDRILKNLEIGGKTGSISNHSRDIRYDWFVGYAVHPDGRKIVVSVMVGHGAYIGRRAGEYAKSIFSFWFDPSRLPAES, via the coding sequence ATGTCTTCATATAAGCCGGAACCTTCATGGCGCAGGGAGCAGATCCGCAGGATCCGGGAGGACCGGCCATTGCACCTGAAGACTCCTGCTTTGCCCGGTATCCGGATCCTCGGATATTTTCTTTCCCTTCTCCTTGTGACAGGGCTCTTATTCTATCTGGTCTCCTTTTTTACAAAAGACCGGGCCCCCTCCGTCCAGGATGCCAGAGAAGAGGAAACCGTCCGGCTGCCGGAACAACTTACGGATCATTTGATCCGACAGGCTTTGGAAGACATGCCGCACAGCGGTCTGCTTGCTTCTGACTTTCCTCTTCACATTATGGGCCAACCTTTTACGGTTGAAACCACGCTGGATCTGGGCCTGCAGGCACGCCTGCAGCGCTTTGTGCTTCAAGCAGAAACGGCAGGCAGGGGGATGCCCGAGCTGCTCGCTCTTGTGGTTATGGAGCCTGAAACGGGGAAAATCAGAGGCCTTGCAGGAACCAGGGGAGGTGCGCAGGGTGGGGATCCTTCCGTCCCTTTCACCGTACATCCTGCCGCCAGTATATTTAAGATTGTTGCCGCCGTAGCTGCCATGGAACTGCAAGGTCTGACACCGGACAGCCCCCTTTTTTTTAACGGAGACATGTATACCCTTTATAAGCGACAGATGAGCCAGCAGGAGCACCGTCATACCAACCGCATCAGTTTCAAGGATGCTTTTGCCCAGAGTGTCAACCCCGTATTCGGCAAGCTGGGCTATCATGATCTGAAAAAATCAGGCCTGCGTGAATACGCAACACGCTTCGGTTTCAGTGGTCCCGCCCCCAAAGGAACCCTCCCCGTTCCGCAAAATCAAATACACCTCAGTGATACCCCATATAGCTGGGCAGAAATTGCATCGGGTTTTAACAGAAGAACCCTGATTTCTCCCTTGCATGGGGCTTCCATCGCGGCAGCCGTGGTATCTGATGGCCGCATGCCTCCACCTCACATAATCGAAAAAGTCATGGACGCGGATAACAGGATCCGCTATCAAGGATACGGAGAGAGCGTGCAGCAGGCCATGAAAAAAGAAACGGCTGATGCCATGCGGGTGCTCATGAACCGCACCGTTTCTTCGGGAACATCCAGCCGGATTTTTCGGGGTCAGCAAAGAGACCGCATTTTGAAAAATCTTGAAATAGGTGGGAAAACCGGCTCCATTTCCAATCATAGCCGGGATATCCGTTATGACTGGTTTGTGGGGTACGCTGTCCATCCCGATGGCCGCAAAATAGTGGTTTCCGTCATGGTGGGCCATGGTGCTTACATCGGAAGACGGGCGGGTGAATACGCCAAGAGTATTTTTTCCTTCTGGTTCGACCCATCCCGTCTGCCTGCAGAATCATAA
- a CDS encoding DegT/DnrJ/EryC1/StrS family aminotransferase gives MPGFEIFGEEERSEVQEVLGTGVLMRYNFDGPRKGIFKAKDFEETLARRLGARHAHLVSSGTAALQVMLASCGVGAGDEVIVPSFTFVATIEAIVAAGAAPVFADIDETLCLCPKAAAKALTPRTKAIMPVHMCGSMGRIDELEMLCKEKGLMLLEDACQALGASYKGKALGLFGRMGCFSFDYVKTITCGEGGGIITDDADLYFKAQAFSDHGHDHIGQDRGAEDHPFIGLNFRISELNAAVGLAQLRKLDRILTTQRTNKAILKDALASIPGIRFRDLPDPAGDSATHLSFFMETEDKARAMAKALPAHGVDGVFYWFDNNWHYIRRWDHIRNMTSLAGLPLGLRHDTPDYSGLYLPVSDAIMGRTLSMQIRLGWTDADMEKRINGIKKAFASL, from the coding sequence ATGCCTGGCTTTGAAATTTTTGGTGAAGAGGAACGCAGCGAAGTACAGGAAGTCCTTGGTACCGGCGTTCTCATGCGTTACAATTTTGATGGACCCCGTAAAGGTATTTTCAAGGCAAAGGATTTTGAGGAAACTCTCGCCCGTCGCCTGGGTGCACGGCATGCCCATCTGGTTTCAAGTGGTACGGCAGCTCTTCAGGTAATGCTGGCCTCCTGCGGTGTGGGAGCCGGTGATGAAGTCATTGTCCCTTCTTTTACCTTTGTGGCCACCATAGAAGCCATTGTTGCGGCTGGAGCGGCTCCTGTTTTTGCTGATATTGATGAAACCCTTTGCCTTTGTCCCAAGGCCGCAGCCAAAGCTTTGACTCCCCGTACGAAAGCCATTATGCCAGTTCATATGTGTGGTTCCATGGGCCGTATAGATGAACTGGAGATGCTCTGTAAAGAAAAAGGCCTGATGCTTCTGGAAGATGCCTGTCAGGCTCTCGGCGCCAGCTACAAAGGAAAGGCACTGGGACTGTTCGGCAGGATGGGGTGCTTTTCCTTTGACTATGTTAAGACCATCACCTGCGGCGAGGGTGGAGGTATTATCACCGATGATGCAGATCTCTACTTCAAGGCACAGGCTTTTTCCGACCATGGACATGATCATATAGGACAGGATCGTGGAGCGGAAGATCACCCCTTTATTGGCCTGAATTTTCGCATCAGCGAACTGAATGCCGCTGTGGGACTGGCTCAACTTCGTAAATTAGACAGGATTCTTACCACGCAGCGAACCAATAAGGCCATCCTGAAAGATGCTCTGGCCTCCATACCGGGCATTCGTTTCCGTGATCTTCCGGATCCTGCAGGTGACTCTGCTACCCACCTCAGTTTTTTTATGGAAACAGAAGATAAAGCCCGCGCCATGGCCAAAGCTTTACCCGCCCATGGGGTGGACGGCGTCTTTTACTGGTTCGATAATAACTGGCACTACATAAGGCGATGGGACCACATTCGCAATATGACCAGTCTGGCTGGTCTGCCCCTTGGATTGCGTCATGATACACCGGACTACAGCGGACTGTACCTGCCGGTTTCCGATGCCATCATGGGCAGAACACTGTCCATGCAGATACGGCTCGGGTGGACAGACGCAGACATGGAAAAACGCATCAACGGAATTAAAAAAGCATTTGCATCGCTCTGA
- a CDS encoding iron-containing alcohol dehydrogenase family protein produces MYRNLKVVPRVVFGRGCFDQLDGILEPQRTGSGIMVFILDDFFEGKPLEKRLPLRDGDLFLRMNVDDEPKTKGIDALCEQIRQFCGNGRLPDGVIGIGGGSVLDTAKAVSLMLTNPGEAHEYQGWDLIQFPAIYHVGIPTLAGTGAEVSRTAVLTGPVRKLGLNSDHTVFDQVILDPDLLEGVQKNIPEQWFWTGMDCYIHNVEALCGTFVNEYARAFGEQSQVLCREVFLDHHPESDEKLMMASYFGGMSIAYSQVGACHALSYGLSYVLGLHHGIANSIVFDYLEDIYPEGVKEFRAMAERNNITIPRNLTSGLSEAQMEKMVEVSTGMVPLWENCLGKEWQEKMPKERMRKLFNKM; encoded by the coding sequence ATGTACCGCAATTTAAAGGTTGTTCCCCGTGTAGTTTTTGGACGAGGCTGTTTTGATCAGCTGGACGGTATTCTTGAACCCCAAAGAACCGGTTCCGGCATCATGGTTTTTATTCTTGATGATTTTTTTGAAGGCAAGCCCCTGGAAAAGCGCCTACCCCTTCGGGATGGGGATCTGTTTCTCCGGATGAATGTGGATGATGAACCGAAAACCAAAGGAATTGATGCCCTTTGCGAACAGATCCGTCAGTTCTGCGGCAATGGAAGGCTCCCGGATGGTGTGATCGGCATCGGGGGAGGCTCTGTTCTGGACACGGCAAAGGCCGTATCCCTTATGCTGACCAACCCTGGTGAAGCCCATGAGTATCAGGGATGGGATCTTATTCAGTTTCCCGCAATATACCATGTGGGGATTCCTACCCTTGCCGGAACCGGTGCGGAAGTATCCCGCACAGCGGTACTCACCGGACCGGTACGGAAACTTGGCCTCAACTCCGACCATACGGTCTTTGATCAGGTTATTCTCGATCCCGATCTGCTGGAAGGTGTGCAAAAAAACATTCCAGAGCAGTGGTTCTGGACCGGCATGGACTGTTATATCCATAATGTGGAAGCACTGTGCGGTACTTTTGTCAACGAATATGCCAGAGCCTTTGGTGAGCAGTCTCAGGTGCTGTGCAGAGAAGTTTTTCTTGACCACCATCCGGAATCCGATGAAAAACTCATGATGGCTTCTTATTTTGGTGGTATGAGCATTGCTTACTCTCAGGTAGGAGCCTGCCATGCCCTTTCCTATGGGTTAAGTTATGTGCTGGGCTTGCACCATGGAATAGCCAACTCCATCGTTTTTGATTACCTGGAAGATATTTATCCCGAAGGCGTGAAAGAGTTCCGGGCCATGGCGGAAAGAAACAATATTACGATTCCGCGCAATCTGACATCCGGACTCAGCGAGGCTCAGATGGAAAAAATGGTGGAGGTTTCTACGGGAATGGTACCCCTATGGGAAAACTGCCTTGGCAAAGAATGGCAGGAAAAAATGCCTAAAGAACGCATGCGGAAGCTGTTCAATAAAATGTAG
- a CDS encoding SIS domain-containing protein, whose translation MAFPLLFPSLASLASLVSPLKRVYWGRCLASVPQGALVLFPVSHRVFGCGLAGLIAFKKKPTPIDFDFSLQEIEHILQEISKVNIHDLNESEIHTAFMGGKDRIHQLAEKVEVFRSEPAMAGLFNDDAMQEKLLAMAETMSVMILDQKKALQEKEARLSRKNLAILTDRLEKLKDIHWHLSRDLLNNMRKIKQLIGTHSIQPSGTAIRIFHRINTIVNSIEILEVRGRDSAGISIFFVLDPELFMRFQSLVEKEGLTAQLAERSNPRVLVNQSVTIQHQIMKGRHTVGISFAYKVAAEIGSLGDNGDFLRSQIKNDPLLHLLSPLPHRHFSVAAHTRWASVGEISVANCHPVDNQTDDPSSIRSGIIQVALNGDIDNYLELKKQYENRWDFIPSEISTDTKIIPLRIEHYLREGKNIQEAFRCAVSDFEGSHAIWMQTDLAPGKLFLAQKGSGQAIFVGIGSDYYLAASEVYGFVESTPYYVKIDGEKFFDTPDGPVQGQIFILDENPADPLGDIQAFRYDGTPVILSKEQVRQTDITSRDIDRQHFPHYFIKEISEAPQSVNRTLQGRFHLEDPEKGGYTVNLETSALPESLHQVFSENKIRRVFFIGQGTASIAAQASADLLRYYMADPSLQIQALKASELSGFFLEDSDGPDTMADALVVAISQSGTTTDTNRSVDMVRNRGARTIGIVNRRDSDLTFKVEGVLYTSSGRDIEMSVASTKAFYSQVVAGALLGLQLAQMMNRRSPDFISSEIRELLALPDKMNRVLMNRETIGKGAEKLAVSRTYWATVGSGPNKSAADEIRIKLSELCYRTISSDYVEDKKHIDLSAEPLIFICAAGTRTSVIGDIIKDTAIFHAHKALPVVVVAEGDHRFDPYAAQTIPVPDLPEHLSPLLSTLAGHIWGYYAALAIHDGSRFLYNHRRNISGILQEYTRKGMDIHEIVLEKRFREEMAVFGALFRKSLSEGPLTCLLDAGQATDLLLLTKYLSGRLPISDIEMDFGKGESIQGILDRFFTVLSMAINLLARPIDAIKHQAKTVTVGTSRLAERTEGILFDALEFHDIKATQLNSRNILVLRNLQAVISKVNGAFLYRVQGLNLLGEVNGHTTISLERKTGSLINLSSRTESDPTLRGSKRIIVQEGNVFIGRGKKDGRRILIIPAFSNRTEGPKVLEYLLSLDISFESDVPLFARMKALGGKLERIRNNVNEYSIPWQDAYLDLFTTEELFGFTADKIVEEILIRR comes from the coding sequence ATGGCTTTTCCCCTTCTCTTCCCCTCTCTGGCCTCTCTGGCCTCTCTTGTATCGCCCCTTAAACGAGTTTACTGGGGCCGTTGCCTGGCTTCGGTACCACAGGGGGCACTGGTCCTTTTTCCTGTTTCCCATAGGGTGTTCGGTTGCGGTCTTGCAGGACTGATTGCTTTTAAGAAAAAACCGACACCCATCGATTTTGATTTTTCCCTGCAGGAAATCGAGCATATCCTGCAAGAAATCAGCAAGGTGAATATCCATGATCTCAATGAGTCTGAAATCCATACAGCTTTTATGGGTGGAAAAGACCGCATCCATCAACTTGCGGAGAAGGTAGAAGTTTTCCGAAGCGAACCTGCCATGGCAGGCTTGTTCAATGATGATGCCATGCAGGAAAAACTTCTTGCCATGGCAGAAACAATGTCTGTGATGATCCTTGATCAGAAAAAAGCACTGCAGGAAAAAGAGGCTCGGCTTTCGCGGAAAAATTTGGCCATTCTTACCGACCGGCTTGAAAAACTGAAGGACATCCACTGGCATCTGTCCCGTGATCTTTTAAACAATATGAGAAAAATTAAACAACTGATAGGGACACACTCCATTCAGCCTTCCGGTACTGCCATCAGAATTTTTCACAGAATTAATACCATTGTAAACAGTATTGAGATTCTTGAAGTCCGTGGCAGAGACTCTGCAGGGATTTCCATTTTTTTTGTTCTGGATCCTGAACTTTTCATGCGTTTTCAGTCTCTTGTGGAAAAAGAAGGCCTTACTGCCCAGCTGGCAGAACGAAGCAACCCAAGGGTTCTGGTCAATCAGTCTGTCACCATTCAGCATCAGATTATGAAAGGCAGACATACCGTAGGGATCAGTTTTGCCTACAAAGTGGCTGCCGAAATCGGTTCTCTGGGTGATAATGGTGATTTCCTGAGAAGCCAGATAAAAAACGATCCTCTGCTGCATCTTCTCAGCCCCCTGCCCCACCGGCATTTTTCCGTTGCAGCCCATACCCGATGGGCATCTGTGGGTGAAATTTCCGTTGCCAACTGTCATCCTGTGGATAACCAGACAGATGATCCATCCAGCATCCGATCGGGTATTATTCAGGTGGCTCTCAACGGTGATATAGACAATTATCTTGAACTCAAGAAACAGTATGAAAACCGATGGGATTTCATACCTTCCGAAATTTCTACGGACACCAAAATCATCCCTCTCCGTATTGAACACTATCTCCGGGAAGGAAAAAACATTCAGGAAGCTTTTCGCTGTGCCGTATCGGATTTTGAGGGATCCCATGCCATATGGATGCAGACGGACCTTGCTCCGGGAAAACTTTTTCTTGCTCAGAAAGGCTCCGGCCAGGCCATTTTTGTGGGAATAGGCAGCGATTATTATCTGGCTGCTTCTGAAGTCTATGGATTTGTGGAAAGCACCCCCTATTATGTCAAAATTGATGGCGAAAAATTTTTTGACACTCCTGATGGTCCTGTTCAGGGACAGATTTTTATACTGGATGAAAATCCAGCTGATCCCCTTGGTGATATTCAGGCATTCCGGTATGACGGTACGCCTGTTATCCTTTCCAAAGAACAGGTGAGACAGACGGACATCACATCAAGGGATATCGACCGTCAGCATTTCCCCCATTATTTTATTAAAGAAATCAGCGAGGCACCCCAGTCTGTCAACCGAACCCTTCAGGGCCGCTTTCACCTCGAGGACCCGGAAAAAGGCGGATACACCGTAAACCTTGAAACTTCGGCCTTGCCAGAATCTCTGCATCAGGTTTTCAGTGAGAACAAAATCAGAAGAGTTTTTTTCATAGGCCAGGGCACGGCTTCCATTGCCGCCCAGGCTTCCGCTGACCTTTTACGGTACTATATGGCAGACCCATCCCTGCAGATTCAGGCTCTGAAAGCTTCGGAACTCAGCGGATTTTTTCTGGAAGACAGTGATGGACCGGATACCATGGCCGATGCACTCGTGGTAGCCATCAGCCAGTCCGGAACAACAACGGATACAAACCGCAGCGTGGATATGGTCCGGAACCGGGGAGCCCGCACTATCGGTATTGTCAACCGCAGGGATTCGGACCTGACGTTCAAGGTGGAAGGAGTTCTCTATACCAGTTCCGGCAGGGATATAGAAATGTCTGTAGCCTCCACTAAAGCATTTTACTCTCAGGTGGTAGCTGGTGCTCTTCTGGGTCTGCAGCTTGCCCAGATGATGAATAGAAGAAGCCCGGACTTCATCAGTTCTGAAATCAGAGAGCTTCTGGCACTTCCAGACAAAATGAACCGGGTGCTCATGAATCGGGAAACCATTGGAAAAGGAGCTGAAAAACTGGCTGTTTCCAGAACATACTGGGCAACGGTGGGCTCCGGACCCAATAAAAGTGCAGCCGATGAGATTCGCATTAAGCTCAGTGAGCTTTGTTACCGAACCATCTCTTCCGATTATGTGGAGGATAAAAAACATATTGATCTGTCGGCAGAACCTCTGATTTTTATCTGCGCTGCAGGAACCAGAACTTCGGTCATCGGTGACATCATCAAGGATACGGCCATTTTTCATGCCCATAAAGCTCTGCCCGTAGTTGTGGTGGCAGAAGGTGACCACCGTTTTGACCCCTATGCGGCCCAGACCATTCCCGTGCCTGATCTTCCCGAACATCTTTCCCCTCTGCTTTCTACCCTTGCCGGACATATATGGGGATATTATGCAGCACTGGCCATCCACGACGGATCCCGTTTCCTGTATAACCACCGTCGCAATATTTCCGGTATTCTTCAGGAATACACACGCAAAGGCATGGATATTCACGAAATAGTTCTTGAAAAACGTTTCCGTGAGGAAATGGCCGTTTTTGGGGCTCTTTTCCGCAAGTCTCTCTCAGAAGGGCCTTTAACCTGCCTTCTCGATGCGGGGCAAGCCACTGATCTTCTTCTGCTCACAAAGTATCTCTCTGGCCGTCTGCCCATCAGTGACATTGAAATGGATTTTGGTAAGGGAGAAAGTATTCAGGGTATTCTGGACCGCTTTTTTACCGTTCTCAGTATGGCCATCAATCTCCTGGCACGACCCATTGATGCCATCAAACATCAGGCAAAAACCGTTACGGTGGGTACCAGCCGACTGGCAGAAAGAACCGAAGGTATTCTCTTTGATGCTCTGGAATTCCATGATATCAAGGCAACCCAGTTGAACAGCCGCAATATTCTTGTTCTGCGCAATCTGCAGGCCGTCATATCCAAAGTGAACGGAGCCTTTCTCTACAGAGTGCAGGGTCTCAACCTTCTTGGTGAGGTCAATGGACATACAACCATATCTCTTGAAAGAAAAACCGGAAGCCTCATCAATTTGTCTTCCCGCACAGAATCAGATCCGACCCTTCGCGGCAGTAAGCGGATTATTGTTCAGGAAGGCAACGTATTTATTGGCAGGGGTAAAAAAGATGGCCGTCGTATTCTCATAATACCCGCTTTTTCCAATAGAACCGAGGGCCCTAAAGTTCTGGAATACCTGCTTTCACTGGATATTAGTTTTGAGTCTGATGTTCCACTCTTTGCCCGTATGAAAGCACTGGGTGGAAAACTCGAACGTATCCGTAACAATGTGAATGAATATTCCATACCCTGGCAGGATGCCTATCTTGACCTCTTTACCACAGAAGAACTTTTTGGTTTTACGGCAGATAAAATTGTAGAAGAAATTCTGATCCGACGCTGA
- a CDS encoding transporter substrate-binding domain-containing protein translates to MKNNWFRFLLLSLTLVLAFSFFACDEQQKAPESAVDRILSKGVLRIGMDPGYLPFEMKDRQGELMGFDVDLAYLLGDTMGVRVEFIPPSGSYATMLDDLKANRFDIIISGMTITPQRNLKIMFSDPYITVGQAILANNRHRNTIRNADDLNSTNYLVVYLEGTTGAAAVDRFLPRARRIAVSTQQEGVAMVREGRADAFVYDLPAFATLVAKEGKNVFHFIDQPLTFEPIGMGLRFTDHELLNLINNFTRQIQADGTYDTLYDRWFIQTGWFQRL, encoded by the coding sequence ATGAAAAACAACTGGTTCCGTTTTTTGCTACTCTCCTTGACCCTTGTTCTGGCCTTTTCTTTTTTTGCATGCGATGAGCAACAGAAAGCGCCTGAATCTGCCGTGGACAGGATTTTATCCAAGGGAGTTCTCCGCATTGGCATGGATCCGGGCTATCTCCCCTTTGAAATGAAAGACCGGCAGGGAGAGCTGATGGGTTTTGACGTGGATCTGGCCTATCTGCTGGGTGATACCATGGGCGTTCGAGTGGAATTCATCCCTCCTTCCGGATCCTATGCAACCATGCTGGATGACCTTAAGGCAAACCGTTTTGATATCATCATCAGCGGCATGACCATTACACCGCAGCGAAACCTGAAAATCATGTTCTCCGATCCCTATATAACCGTTGGTCAGGCCATCCTTGCCAACAACAGACACCGGAATACGATACGGAATGCTGATGATCTCAACAGCACCAACTACCTTGTGGTTTATCTTGAGGGAACGACCGGTGCGGCAGCCGTTGACAGATTCCTGCCAAGGGCACGGAGGATTGCCGTATCAACACAGCAGGAAGGTGTTGCCATGGTTCGTGAGGGCAGAGCAGATGCCTTTGTCTATGACCTCCCAGCCTTTGCAACGCTGGTTGCCAAGGAAGGAAAAAATGTTTTCCACTTTATTGATCAGCCCCTGACCTTTGAACCCATTGGAATGGGCCTCCGGTTCACGGATCATGAGCTCTTGAATCTGATCAACAACTTTACCCGTCAGATTCAGGCCGATGGCACCTACGATACCCTGTATGACCGCTGGTTCATACAGACGGGCTGGTTTCAAAGGCTGTAA